In the Paenibacillus sp. FSL H7-0357 genome, one interval contains:
- a CDS encoding beta-glucoside-specific PTS transporter subunit IIABC produces the protein MSSKDLSKQIITLVGGEDNVNSVFHCATRLRFKLKDSRKADKAALEKTPGVITVVENSGQFQVVIGNNVSQVFEQIMKETSLQDAEKSGKADESSESTSILGKAVDIISSIFSPILGALAGAGILKGLLALILSLEWINAASGTYLVLNAASDSVFYFLPVFLAVTAARKFKANQFVSIAVAGALVYPAVITAVSAPDPLSFLGIPVVLINYSSSVIPIILAVWVQSYIEKWFRSFIHESVRNILVPMFALLIVIPLTFLAFGPVGSLISDGLASGYTWLYNLSPLVAGAIAGAFWQVFVIFGVHWGFVPVMLSNIATLGYDTMLPILTAAVLSQAGAVFGVFLKSKNPQLKALSGSSTLAAVFGITEPTIYGVTLKLKKPFIYACISGAIGGAIIAIGGAKAISFSLPGLLALPTYFGDGFSWVVIGIVVAFVLAVILVYMFGFDDPAVPAEEAPGPVAASSPSQIDKETVVSPLTGTLMPLEALPDEAFASGAMGQGIVIEPDSGRLTSPVKGTVTTVFPTGHAIGITSESGAELLIHVGVNTVKLKGKHFDKRVQEGDQVEQGQLLLEFDVAAIREAGFVTATPVIVTNSANYLDVLKTTAAKVQNGDLLLTIIN, from the coding sequence ATGAGCAGCAAAGACTTGTCCAAACAGATTATTACGCTTGTAGGCGGCGAAGACAATGTGAATTCTGTGTTCCACTGCGCCACAAGATTAAGATTTAAGCTGAAGGATTCGAGGAAGGCAGATAAAGCGGCATTGGAGAAAACTCCAGGTGTTATCACTGTGGTGGAGAACAGCGGCCAGTTTCAGGTAGTCATAGGCAACAATGTAAGCCAGGTGTTCGAGCAGATTATGAAGGAAACCTCACTCCAGGATGCCGAAAAATCCGGCAAAGCCGATGAGTCTTCAGAGAGTACCAGTATTCTGGGCAAAGCCGTCGATATCATTTCCAGTATCTTTTCCCCGATTCTCGGGGCACTGGCAGGGGCAGGGATCCTCAAAGGGCTGCTCGCCTTAATTTTATCTCTGGAGTGGATTAATGCAGCCAGCGGGACCTATTTGGTTCTGAATGCGGCTTCGGACAGCGTATTCTACTTCCTGCCGGTATTTCTGGCAGTTACGGCTGCGCGCAAGTTCAAGGCTAATCAATTTGTCTCCATTGCTGTAGCAGGCGCTTTAGTCTATCCGGCAGTGATAACCGCAGTCAGCGCGCCGGACCCGCTCAGCTTCTTGGGAATACCGGTTGTACTGATCAACTATTCATCCAGTGTCATTCCGATCATTCTGGCGGTCTGGGTACAGTCCTATATAGAGAAGTGGTTCCGCTCGTTCATCCATGAATCGGTTAGAAATATTCTGGTTCCGATGTTCGCACTGCTTATCGTTATTCCGCTGACCTTCCTGGCCTTCGGTCCTGTAGGCTCATTGATCAGTGATGGGCTGGCTTCCGGCTACACCTGGCTCTACAATTTAAGTCCATTGGTTGCCGGTGCCATTGCCGGAGCGTTCTGGCAGGTGTTCGTAATCTTTGGTGTACACTGGGGTTTCGTGCCGGTTATGCTTAGCAATATTGCCACATTGGGCTACGACACTATGCTGCCTATCCTTACTGCTGCAGTCTTGTCACAAGCGGGTGCGGTATTCGGCGTGTTCCTGAAATCAAAGAATCCGCAGCTAAAAGCTTTGTCCGGCTCCTCAACACTGGCTGCCGTGTTCGGGATCACCGAGCCGACGATCTACGGCGTCACCTTGAAGCTGAAGAAACCGTTCATCTATGCCTGCATCTCCGGAGCCATCGGTGGTGCGATCATCGCTATCGGCGGAGCCAAAGCAATAAGCTTCTCCTTACCGGGCCTGTTGGCTCTGCCGACCTATTTTGGCGACGGATTCTCCTGGGTTGTCATCGGTATCGTTGTTGCTTTTGTATTAGCGGTTATTCTGGTGTATATGTTCGGATTCGATGATCCTGCAGTACCTGCTGAGGAGGCTCCCGGGCCTGTTGCCGCATCGTCACCCTCGCAGATTGACAAGGAGACGGTGGTCAGCCCGCTGACAGGAACGCTTATGCCGCTGGAAGCTTTGCCGGACGAAGCTTTTGCCTCCGGAGCCATGGGCCAGGGGATCGTGATTGAACCGGATTCAGGCCGGCTGACCTCTCCAGTGAAAGGAACCGTAACAACTGTATTCCCGACAGGCCATGCGATTGGCATTACCTCTGAGAGCGGCGCCGAGCTGCTGATTCATGTCGGGGTCAATACCGTGAAGCTCAAGGGAAAACATTTTGACAAACGGGTACAAGAGGGAGATCAGGTCGAGCAGGGCCAACTGCTGCTGGAATTCGATGTAGCAGCGATTCGTGAAGCCGGCTTTGTGACTGCAACACCGGTGATCGTGACCAACTCTGCAAATTATCTGGATGTGCTTAAGACTACTGCAGCCAAAGTACAAAATGGCGACCTGCTGTTGACCATTATCAATTAG
- a CDS encoding HD-GYP domain-containing protein, translated as MKVHVMDLKPGDCLRMDTFNSRGLHVLPKGSSLQIEEIAKLIQHGVDYVDIEEAHITPVPTSRSSIIQAVAANFDTSIEGFESVYMEALTKGSFNQTVVDDILQPSLNSLDKHKDVVSLLLLLNRDDNYTYNHSLQVGMLSYYISSWLGYSKKECYEIGRAGYLIDIGKCRISPSILNKPGKLSPEEFDQVKLHTIYGHEIIRSSMNDPHTALVALQHHEREDGSGYPNNLTKSDIHPYAQIAAVADIYSAMTTHRVYQSKQELISVLREINNLSFGKLNGRPVQAFIQHLMPNFIGKRVLLSTGDMGVIVMNNPLDVFRPLVQSEGIFLDLSRERKITVVEIYME; from the coding sequence TTGAAAGTACACGTCATGGATCTTAAACCGGGTGATTGCCTGCGGATGGACACTTTTAATTCAAGAGGGCTGCATGTACTACCTAAAGGATCATCTCTCCAGATCGAGGAGATAGCCAAGCTGATACAGCATGGCGTTGATTATGTTGATATCGAGGAGGCACACATAACACCGGTCCCAACCAGCAGATCCTCCATCATTCAAGCCGTAGCTGCCAACTTTGATACAAGTATTGAAGGCTTTGAATCGGTATATATGGAAGCGTTAACCAAAGGGAGCTTTAATCAAACCGTAGTGGACGATATTCTCCAGCCGTCACTGAACTCCTTGGATAAACACAAGGATGTAGTCTCTCTGCTGCTTCTGCTGAACCGGGATGATAATTACACTTATAACCATTCACTTCAGGTGGGCATGCTTTCTTATTATATCTCCTCATGGCTGGGGTATTCCAAGAAAGAGTGCTACGAAATTGGCCGGGCCGGATACTTGATCGATATCGGAAAATGCCGGATCTCCCCCTCCATTCTGAATAAGCCGGGCAAGCTGTCCCCGGAGGAGTTCGATCAAGTCAAATTACATACGATTTACGGTCACGAAATCATCCGCAGCTCCATGAACGATCCTCATACCGCGTTGGTTGCCCTGCAGCACCATGAGCGTGAAGACGGCTCCGGGTACCCCAACAACCTTACGAAATCAGACATCCACCCTTATGCCCAGATTGCTGCCGTAGCTGATATCTACAGTGCAATGACCACACACCGTGTTTATCAATCCAAGCAAGAACTGATCTCTGTGCTGCGTGAAATCAATAATCTCAGCTTCGGCAAGCTAAACGGCAGACCTGTACAAGCCTTTATCCAGCATTTAATGCCTAATTTCATCGGTAAACGCGTACTGCTGAGCACGGGAGACATGGGTGTCATTGTCATGAACAATCCGCTGGATGTTTTCCGTCCGCTTGTGCAAAGCGAAGGCATATTCCTTGACCTGTCCCGCGAACGCAAAATCACGGTGGTTGAAATTTATATGGAATAG
- the licT gene encoding BglG family transcription antiterminator LicT: MIIEKILNNNVLLTKNQKGKEVIVMGRGISFKKVAGDYVDPEKVDKIFLLNENQFTARLTELLNDIPVAHLELANEIVTYANGVLGTELSDNLYLTLTDHIHFAVQRFEKGIALKNAMLFEIKRFYKKEFSIGMDALKIIERATGLSLGEDEAGFIALHLVNARMDGSEMKSTIKMTEIVQNILNIVTYHYKVVLDESSLNYSRFLTHLQYFSMRVLKKESSSSGEDFLYNQLKQTYVKAFECANKINDYLEKAYNQSLSKDEYVYLTIHIQRVTERNNLE; this comes from the coding sequence ATGATTATAGAGAAGATACTTAATAACAATGTGCTCTTAACCAAGAACCAGAAAGGCAAGGAAGTCATTGTGATGGGCAGGGGGATTTCCTTCAAAAAAGTAGCCGGCGACTATGTAGATCCGGAAAAGGTCGATAAAATCTTTTTGCTGAACGAAAATCAATTCACGGCCAGACTGACTGAACTTCTGAATGACATTCCGGTGGCTCATCTGGAATTAGCCAATGAAATTGTCACCTATGCGAATGGAGTTCTTGGTACAGAGCTTAGCGACAATCTCTATCTGACCCTGACAGATCATATCCATTTTGCTGTCCAACGTTTTGAAAAGGGGATTGCACTGAAAAATGCGATGCTGTTTGAAATTAAACGTTTCTATAAGAAGGAATTCTCCATTGGGATGGATGCACTGAAGATCATTGAAAGGGCTACCGGACTTTCGCTGGGCGAGGATGAAGCCGGGTTTATCGCGCTGCATCTGGTAAATGCCAGAATGGACGGCAGTGAAATGAAGTCGACGATCAAGATGACGGAAATTGTCCAGAACATTCTGAATATCGTCACTTACCACTATAAGGTCGTTCTGGACGAGAGCTCACTGAATTATTCGCGGTTCCTTACACATTTGCAATATTTCTCCATGCGGGTATTGAAGAAGGAGAGTAGCAGCAGCGGTGAGGATTTTTTGTACAATCAGCTTAAGCAGACTTATGTGAAGGCGTTTGAATGCGCCAACAAAATCAATGATTATCTGGAAAAGGCCTATAACCAAAGCTTAAGCAAGGATGAATACGTATATCTGACCATCCATATCCAGCGGGTAACGGAACGCAACAATCTGGAGTAA
- a CDS encoding glycoside hydrolase family 1 protein — protein sequence MTVIKKGFPQNFLWGGATAANQLEGAYDADGKGLSSADMVAYVPKAERTNDHAIEITSERIEQILSGEFSVRFPKREGVDFYHRYKEDIALFAEMGFKVFRLSINWARIFPNGDDAEPNEAGLQFYDDVFDELHKYGIEPLVTLAHYETPLGLTHKYNGWAGREVIACFTRYAETVFRRYKDKVKYWITFNEINMMTLSPFTGGGVVIDRAENKLQTIYQALHHQFVASSLATKLVHEIIPGSQMGCMLARMESYANTCNPEDVLKNQQENQMNLYFTDVHARGEYPKYMERFFEENNVVIHKEPGDDEILKLHTVDYVAFSYYMTLTVSVSPEGERAQGNLFGGVKNPYLKASEWGWQIDPIGLRIMLNTMYDRYQKPLFIVENGLGAYDKVEEDGSVHDSYRIDYLRQHIAQMKEAVLDGVELIGYTSWGPIDLVSMSTSEMSKRYGFIYVDLDDDGNGTLNRSRKDSFHWYKKVIASNGEEL from the coding sequence ATGACAGTGATCAAAAAAGGATTTCCGCAGAACTTCTTATGGGGCGGCGCTACAGCCGCAAATCAGCTGGAGGGGGCATACGATGCCGACGGCAAAGGATTGTCCAGTGCGGACATGGTTGCCTACGTGCCTAAGGCCGAGCGTACAAATGACCATGCTATAGAAATTACCTCCGAGCGGATTGAACAGATTCTGTCCGGGGAATTCAGCGTACGTTTCCCGAAACGTGAAGGGGTGGACTTCTATCACCGTTATAAGGAGGACATTGCCTTGTTCGCCGAAATGGGCTTCAAAGTGTTCCGTCTGTCGATCAACTGGGCGCGCATCTTCCCGAACGGCGATGACGCCGAGCCGAATGAAGCAGGACTGCAATTCTATGATGATGTTTTTGACGAGCTGCATAAATATGGCATCGAGCCGCTTGTAACACTGGCCCATTACGAAACACCACTGGGCTTGACACACAAATATAACGGCTGGGCAGGCCGCGAAGTTATCGCTTGCTTCACCCGTTATGCGGAGACCGTATTCCGGCGCTACAAGGACAAAGTGAAATATTGGATCACATTCAACGAGATCAATATGATGACGCTAAGTCCATTCACAGGCGGCGGCGTTGTAATCGACCGGGCAGAGAACAAGCTGCAGACGATCTACCAGGCGCTGCATCACCAGTTTGTCGCCAGCTCTCTCGCCACCAAGCTGGTGCATGAGATCATCCCGGGTTCGCAGATGGGCTGTATGCTGGCCCGGATGGAAAGCTATGCGAATACCTGCAATCCTGAGGATGTCCTGAAGAATCAGCAGGAGAACCAGATGAATCTCTACTTTACGGATGTGCATGCCCGCGGGGAATATCCGAAGTATATGGAGCGGTTTTTCGAGGAAAACAATGTGGTTATTCATAAAGAGCCGGGTGACGATGAAATTCTGAAACTCCACACCGTTGATTATGTAGCTTTCAGTTATTACATGACGCTGACTGTGTCTGTAAGTCCAGAGGGAGAACGCGCACAGGGCAATCTGTTCGGCGGTGTGAAGAACCCTTACCTGAAGGCTTCGGAATGGGGCTGGCAGATTGATCCCATCGGTTTGCGGATTATGCTGAATACGATGTATGACCGTTATCAGAAACCTTTGTTCATCGTCGAAAATGGTCTTGGCGCGTATGACAAGGTTGAGGAAGACGGCTCTGTCCATGACAGCTACCGTATTGATTACTTAAGACAGCATATTGCTCAAATGAAGGAAGCGGTGCTGGACGGCGTTGAGCTGATCGGATATACCAGCTGGGGCCCGATAGACCTGGTGAGCATGTCCACTTCTGAAATGTCCAAGCGTTACGGATTTATCTACGTTGATCTGGATGACGACGGCAACGGTACCTTGAACCGTTCCAGAAAGGATTCCTTCCACTGGTACAAAAAAGTCATCGCCAGCAATGGTGAGGAATTGTAG